In Paroedura picta isolate Pp20150507F chromosome 1, Ppicta_v3.0, whole genome shotgun sequence, the following are encoded in one genomic region:
- the LOC143835908 gene encoding toll-like receptor 2 gives MLHIRNNKMTGRLPSEHLPLSLKELDVSKNKLHVFPLQEAQQKIESLNISGNLIMQLNVNISFPFLTSLDVSHNIITELSDHTGEFLPALKYFNLSGNKISFLQPGSLPQSLLELDISNNAITIITKETFNSLQNLQVLTVQGKHFFCSCDLYWLVNTYLSSTRVQINGREGMLCSYPPGKRGLLVEHSNLTLLHCSLGLQMGITASVAILVISTIMVLCWHYDGLWYVKMGWYWCMAKRKQYEKRPQHKPFDVFISYSEDDAPWTKATLMEKLETSGFKAMWLNHEGEKRRLTQGSCWARATLPYPRNV, from the exons ATGTTACACATTCGAAACAATAAAATGACAGGTCGTCTTCCATCCGAGCATCTTCCACTCTCACTGAAAGAACTTGATGTTAGTAAAAATAAACTGCATGTGTTCCCTCTCCAGGAAGCACAGCAAAAAATAGAATCCttgaacatttctggaaatttaaTAATGCAACTGAATGTGaatatttctttccctttcctcaccagCTTAGATGTGAGCCACAACATAATTACAGAGCTTTCAGATCACACAGGAGAATTTCTACCAgcactgaaatattttaatttgtcTGGAAACAAAATTTCTTTTCTACAACCAGGGTCTCTTCCTCAGTCATTGCTTGAATTAGACATAAGCAACAATGCTATTACTATAATTACAAAAGAGACATTTAACAGTCTGCAAAATCTGCAAGTTTTGACGGTCCAAGGAAAACATTTCTTTTGCAGCTGTGATTTATATTGGCTTGTGAACACATATCTTTCCAGTACACGTGTGCAAATAAACGGCCGAGAAGGCATGTTGTGCAGCTACCCACCTGGTAAGCGAGGTCTTTTGGTTGAACACAGTAACCTAACACTATTGCATTGTTCTCTTGGCTTACAAATGGGAATTACTGCCAGCGTGGCCATCTTGGTTATATCCACCATTATGGTGCTTTGCTGGCACTATGATGGACTCTGGTATGTAAAGATGGGTTGGTACTGGTGCATGGCTAAGCGGAAACAATATGAGAAAAGACCACAGCACAAACCATTTGATGTCTTCATCTCATACAGCGAAGATGATGCCCCATGGACTAAAGCTACCCTGATGGAAAAACTGGAGACTAGTGGGTTTAAG GCCATGTGGCTTAATCATGAAGGGGAAAAGAGAAGACTCACTCAAGGAAGCTGCTGGGCAAGGGCTACTCTCCCTTACCCAAGAAATGTGTGA